In Streptomyces erythrochromogenes, the DNA window CCGGTCAGCCAGTACAGCGAGACCGCGGTCAGCATGCGGTCCCGGTCGATGCTGTCCTCGGGCAGCCCGTCCACCGGGGCGGTCAGCTCCTTGTACTTCTCGACCATCCAGGCGAGTTGGCCGACCGGGGAGTCCGTGAGCGCGTAGCCGACCGTCTGCGGCCGCTTGGAGTTGCACTGCAGATAGCCGTCGTTGAAGTCCTGCATGGCCTGCCAGCGCCGTTGCTCGGCCTCGGTGAGGCCGTCCGTCTCGCCCTCCGCCCCCACCGGGAACGCGAGCAGGGCGTTGACGTGGACGCCGATCACGTGCTCCGGGGCCTGCTCGCCCATCCGGGGCGCAACCCAGGAGCCGGTGTCGTAGCCGTGCACGCCGTAGCGCGCGTAGCCGAGGCGGGACATCAGCCGGGTGAGCACCGCGGCCATGCGGGCCGCGCCCATTCCGGGCCCTGCGAGCGGGGTGGAGAAGCCGAAGCCCGGCAGTGAGGGAATGACCAGGTGGAAGGCGTCGGCCGGGCGGCCGCCGTGTGCCCGGGGGTCGGACAGCGGGCCGATGACGTCGAGGAAGTCGGCCACCGAGCCCGGCCAGCCGTGCAACAACACCAGCGGCACGGCACCGGGCTCGGGGGACCGTACGTGCAGGAAGTGGATGTTCTGCCCCTCGACGTCGGTCAGGTACTGGGGGTACGTGTTCAGCGCGGCCTCGTGCGTCCGCCAGTCGTAGGCGGTGAGCCAGTGACCGACCAGGCCCTTCAGATAGGCCACCGGAACACCGCGGCTCCAGCCGACACCGGGCAGCTCGTCCGGCCAGCGGGTGGCGGCGAGGCGGGAGCGGAGGTCGTCGAGCCGGCTCTGGGGGACATCGACACGGAACGGGAACATGCCGGGGATCGTGTTCGTCATGGCCGTGAGGCTAGGGATCACTTAGGACAGTTCCATTCCTAAGCCTGCGGCACCCTGGTGCCATGTTGGAAACCTCCGGGCGGCTGCTGAAACTGCTGTCCCTGCTGCAGACCCCCGGCGAACGGTCCGGCACGGATCTCGCCGAACGCCTCGCCGTCAGCCCCCGCACGCTGCGCCGTGACGTACAGCGGCTGCGCGACCTCGGCTACCCGGTCCATGCGACCCGGGGCACCGCCGGCTACCGGCTCGGGCCCGGTGGCAAGCTGCCTCCACTGCTGCTCGACGACGAGGAGGCCGTGGCCGTCGCCATCAGCCTGCGCACCGGGGCCGACGGCTCGGTCGTCGGGGTCGAGGAGGCCGGTCTGCGCGCCCTGACCAAGCTGGAGCAGGTCCTGCCCTCGCGGTTGCGGCACCGGGTCAACACCCTGCACACCGCCACCGTCCGGGCCGGCGCCGTCCCGGCCCCCGCGGTTTCCGCCGGCACTCTGATGGCCATCGCCGAGGCATGCCGCCGACACGAGCAGCTGCGCTTCGAATACACCAGCCCCCGCCGCGGCCCCGGCATCCGCTCGGCCGAGCCCCACAGCCTGGTCAGCTTCGGCCGCCACTGGTACCTGGTCGCCTGGGACACCGACCGGGGCGACTGGCGCACCTTCCGCGTCGACCGGCTCGTCCCACGCACGCCGGCCGGCCCGCGGTTCACGCCGCGCGCACTTCCCGGCAACGACGCGGCCGCCTACGTGGCCCGCCGCCTGTCGGCACAGACATGGCCGGTCCGGGCGACCGTCATCCTGCATGAATCCGCCACTGCGGTCGCCGACCGCGTCTGGCCCGGGATGGGGGTCGTCGAACCCGTGGACGAGCACAGCTGTCTGCTGCACCTGGGAGCCGACACCTTCCGCGATCTCGCCTGGATGATCACCTCGGTCGACGCCGACTTCACCCTCGTCGACGCCCCACCCGGACTCGCCGGGGCCCTTCGCGCCCAGGCCACCCGCTGCCTCGCCGCCGTGGACCCGACGCGGACGCCTCCTCCATAGGGTGGAAATCCTCCGGGATCACCGGCACGCGCCGACGGGTGGGCGCCGCTCCCCGCTGCCGACGGGCCGGAGAGGTTAGAAGATGGATTATGAGCGTCTTCCTGGGACATCTCCGGCGTGTGCTGCCCGGCTCGGCCAAGCGCGCCTCCGCCGCCTCCCGAGGTCCCCGCTCCGAAGATCGCCACGAGCCCCAGGAGCCCACCCAGGCCTGGGCGAGCAGGGTCCGCAAGCCGCAGCGGCTGTCCTCCCTCCTGAGCGCGCGCAGCGTGGCCGGCGAGGTGTTCCTCCTCCAGCTCGTCGTCGTGGTGCTCCTGGTCGCCGCGGCGGTGGTGGCGCTCGTGGTGCAGGCCCGCAGTGACGCCATGCTGGACGCCCGGCACCGTACGCTCGCCGCCGCCGGCACGTTCGCGGAGTCCCCCGGCATCGTCGCCGCCCTGCGCAGTCCCCACCCGAGCGCCGTGCTGCAGCCGAGCGCGCAGGCGGCGCGGAAGATCGCCGGGGTGGACGGCATCAACGTGTACACGCTCGACGGGGTCACCCTCACCCACAGCGACCCGCGGCAGATCGGCAAGCGCGTGGTCGGCCCCTTCTCCAGGGCGGCGGCCGGCAAGTCCTTCACCGAGACGTTCCAGGGCTCCCTGGGGCGGTCCGTGGTCTCGGCGGTCCCCGTCAAGGACGCCGAGGACCGGGTCATCGCCGTCGTGGCCTCCCCCGTCACCGTCTCGAACGTGCAGAGCATGGTGAACCGGCAGCTGCCGGTCGTCATCGGCACCGCCGCCCTCGTGCTCGCCCTGTCCGCGGGCGGGACCGCCCTGGTGAGCCGTCGGCTGCTGCGCCGGACCCACGGCCTGGGGCCGGCGGAGATGACGAGGATGTACGAGCACCACGACGCGGTGCTGCACGCGGTGCGGGAGGGCGTGCTGATCATCGGCGGCGGCGGGCGCCTGCTGCTGGCCAACGACGAGGCGCGGCGGCTCCTGGAGCTGCCGGCCGACGCGGAGGGGCGCCCCGTCACGGAGCTGGGCCTGGAGGAGGGGATCGCCACCTCGATCGCTTCGGGCCGTTCCGCCACCGACGAGCTGCACATGGCGGCCGATCGGCTGCTGGCGGTCAACATCCGGCCCACCGCGCCCTTCGGGCAGGCGGGGACCGTGGTCACCCTGAGGGACACCACCGAGCTGCGGGCGCTCTCCGGCCGGGCCGAGGTTGCCCACGAGCGGCTGAAGCTGCTCTACGACGCGGGGGTGCGCATCGGTACGACCCTGGACGTGGAGCGCACCGCCGGGGAGCTGGCGGAGGTGGCGGTCCCCCGGTTCGCCGACATCGCCTCGGTCGACCTGCTGGACCCGGTACTGCACGGCGACGAGCCGCCCGAGCCGGGCACCGAGATGCGCCGCACCGCCGTGGTCGCCGTGCAGGACCCGCATCCCCTCTATCCCGTCGGCGAGCTGATCCGGTTCGTCCCCACCAGCCCCATGGCGATCGGGGTGGCCGGAGAGCACGCGGTGCGGGTGGCCGACCTGCGGGACACCCGCGACTGGATGGCGCAGGACCCCGCCCGTTCCCAGCGCATGCTGGACCA includes these proteins:
- a CDS encoding helix-turn-helix transcriptional regulator, which translates into the protein MLETSGRLLKLLSLLQTPGERSGTDLAERLAVSPRTLRRDVQRLRDLGYPVHATRGTAGYRLGPGGKLPPLLLDDEEAVAVAISLRTGADGSVVGVEEAGLRALTKLEQVLPSRLRHRVNTLHTATVRAGAVPAPAVSAGTLMAIAEACRRHEQLRFEYTSPRRGPGIRSAEPHSLVSFGRHWYLVAWDTDRGDWRTFRVDRLVPRTPAGPRFTPRALPGNDAAAYVARRLSAQTWPVRATVILHESATAVADRVWPGMGVVEPVDEHSCLLHLGADTFRDLAWMITSVDADFTLVDAPPGLAGALRAQATRCLAAVDPTRTPPP
- a CDS encoding SpoIIE family protein phosphatase, producing the protein MSVFLGHLRRVLPGSAKRASAASRGPRSEDRHEPQEPTQAWASRVRKPQRLSSLLSARSVAGEVFLLQLVVVVLLVAAAVVALVVQARSDAMLDARHRTLAAAGTFAESPGIVAALRSPHPSAVLQPSAQAARKIAGVDGINVYTLDGVTLTHSDPRQIGKRVVGPFSRAAAGKSFTETFQGSLGRSVVSAVPVKDAEDRVIAVVASPVTVSNVQSMVNRQLPVVIGTAALVLALSAGGTALVSRRLLRRTHGLGPAEMTRMYEHHDAVLHAVREGVLIIGGGGRLLLANDEARRLLELPADAEGRPVTELGLEEGIATSIASGRSATDELHMAADRLLAVNIRPTAPFGQAGTVVTLRDTTELRALSGRAEVAHERLKLLYDAGVRIGTTLDVERTAGELAEVAVPRFADIASVDLLDPVLHGDEPPEPGTEMRRTAVVAVQDPHPLYPVGELIRFVPTSPMAIGVAGEHAVRVADLRDTRDWMAQDPARSQRMLDQGVHSVIAVPLRARGVLLGMAGYWRVGPSPAFEEEDVSFAEELTARAALSIDNARRFTREHTMAVTLQRSLLPRGVPDQSAVEVAHRYLPAQAGVGGDWFDVIPLPGARVALVVGDVVGHGLHAAATMGRLRTAMHNFSTLDLPADELLSHLDELVAHIDTDEGAGEQEWQGLTGATCLCAVYDSVSGQVTAATAGHPGPAVVHPDGTVSFPELPVSPPLGLGAGMPMETATLTVPEGAQLVLFTDGLLENRDRDVDAGLAVLGAALSGPARTPEETCAAVIGAMLPSGQSDDIALLVARTRRLDPERIAEWEVRSDPAAVSPVRNACARRLAEWGLEDIAFTTELILSELITNAVRYGSQPIRVRLLYDRSLVCEVSDGSSTSPHLRRAEATDEGGRGLFLVAQFAERWGTRYTARGKIIWSEQALHAESSADGEDLGAALLAAWDDEPF
- a CDS encoding epoxide hydrolase family protein, coding for MTNTIPGMFPFRVDVPQSRLDDLRSRLAATRWPDELPGVGWSRGVPVAYLKGLVGHWLTAYDWRTHEAALNTYPQYLTDVEGQNIHFLHVRSPEPGAVPLVLLHGWPGSVADFLDVIGPLSDPRAHGGRPADAFHLVIPSLPGFGFSTPLAGPGMGAARMAAVLTRLMSRLGYARYGVHGYDTGSWVAPRMGEQAPEHVIGVHVNALLAFPVGAEGETDGLTEAEQRRWQAMQDFNDGYLQCNSKRPQTVGYALTDSPVGQLAWMVEKYKELTAPVDGLPEDSIDRDRMLTAVSLYWLTGTAASAAQIYYEEVSAGAWGEEESAYDEPGAGAAGGRGTVPTAVLLSTHDVTIRRWAERDHNVVRWTELDRGGHFLAMEEPEALVDDVRRFFGTLL